A window of the Natronomonas salina genome harbors these coding sequences:
- a CDS encoding branched-chain amino acid transaminase: MSFEEMDVDTIWMDGEFVDWDDAQTHVLTHSLHYGTAVFEGARCYDTEHGPKLFRWEEHLDRLFDSAKVLDHDIEHTREEITEATLELIRSQDLESCYIRPLVYYGYNSLGVSPKDCPTKTMVACWPWGAYLGEDAIENGVDVMVSSWRKHASSQIPTNVKATGPYINSMLAGEEARTNGYVEAIVLNKEGNVAEGPGENIFMVNDGEIYTTGLSESILDGITRDTVIQLARDLGYTVHDEAAIARGQLYTADELFFTGTAAEVTPIRSVDDTEIGTGSRGPVTEEIQQQFFDLVEGRLDGYGDWFLEV; the protein is encoded by the coding sequence ATGTCTTTCGAGGAGATGGACGTCGACACCATCTGGATGGACGGCGAGTTCGTCGACTGGGACGACGCACAGACCCACGTGCTGACCCACTCGCTGCACTACGGGACTGCAGTCTTCGAGGGGGCGCGCTGCTACGACACCGAGCACGGCCCGAAGCTGTTCCGCTGGGAGGAACACCTCGACCGGCTGTTCGACTCCGCGAAGGTGCTCGACCACGACATCGAGCACACCCGCGAGGAGATCACGGAGGCGACCCTGGAGCTCATCCGCAGCCAGGACCTCGAGTCCTGCTACATCCGGCCGCTGGTCTACTACGGTTACAACTCCCTGGGCGTCTCGCCGAAGGACTGCCCGACCAAGACGATGGTCGCCTGCTGGCCGTGGGGCGCCTACCTCGGCGAGGACGCCATCGAGAACGGCGTCGACGTGATGGTCTCCTCGTGGCGCAAGCACGCCTCCAGTCAGATCCCGACGAACGTCAAGGCCACCGGCCCGTACATCAACTCGATGCTGGCCGGCGAGGAGGCCCGCACCAACGGCTACGTCGAGGCCATCGTCCTCAACAAGGAGGGCAACGTCGCCGAGGGGCCCGGCGAGAACATCTTCATGGTCAACGACGGCGAGATCTACACGACCGGGCTCTCCGAGTCCATCCTCGACGGCATCACCCGCGACACCGTCATCCAGCTGGCCCGCGACCTGGGCTACACCGTCCACGACGAGGCCGCCATCGCCCGCGGACAGCTGTACACCGCCGACGAGCTGTTCTTCACCGGCACCGCCGCCGAGGTGACGCCGATCCGCAGCGTCGACGACACCGAGATCGGCACCGGCTCGCGCGGCCCCGTCACCGAGGAGATCCAACAGCAGTTCTTCGACCTCGTGGAGGGGCGGCTCGACGGCTACGGCGACTGGTTCCTCGAGGTCTGA
- a CDS encoding MaoC family dehydratase has translation MARYFEDTEVGDVYELDGRYEVTEAEVKEFAEKYDPQPFHLDEEAARDSIFGSLAASGWHTASMCMRLLVDGFLEPETSMGARGVDELRWKRPVHPGDTLRVEVEVLDKRESESRPEVGHVRMETRGYNQDDELVIRWEGLGMQRRREAGE, from the coding sequence ATGGCACGCTACTTCGAGGACACGGAGGTCGGCGACGTCTACGAGCTCGACGGCCGCTACGAGGTCACCGAGGCGGAGGTCAAGGAGTTCGCCGAGAAGTACGACCCCCAGCCGTTCCACCTGGACGAGGAGGCCGCACGGGACTCCATCTTCGGCTCGCTGGCCGCGTCGGGCTGGCACACCGCGTCGATGTGCATGCGCCTGCTCGTCGACGGCTTCCTCGAGCCCGAGACGTCGATGGGCGCCCGCGGCGTCGACGAACTCCGGTGGAAGCGGCCGGTCCACCCCGGCGACACCCTCCGCGTCGAGGTCGAGGTCCTGGACAAGCGGGAGTCCGAGAGCCGACCCGAGGTCGGCCACGTCCGGATGGAGACCCGCGGGTACAACCAGGACGACGAACTGGTGATCCGGTGGGAGGGACTCGGCATGCAGCGACGGCGCGAAGCCGGAGAGTAG
- a CDS encoding DUF460 domain-containing protein — MSTRTSALDDVIFGVDVQSGDVRGDAPSYALVTFDGESIERDVVSRRKLLRRIDAEEPAIVATDNTFELAADKDALVHLLRELPTETKLVQVTGDERPEPLSRVAGRHGVPYAKPPMKEAEAAARLAARNVGYEVTAFTNTTQIKVARGRSTGGGGGWSEDRFTRRIHGSVKRAAREVESKLDEAALDYEMDVTEKYGGYSRAIFEVEAKPSEIPVSSRRSGDTRIEIERERRDGIEYRPLVKRRDHVVVGIDPGTTTAVALLDLDGNVLDVWSTRTADTAEVIEWIVEHGRPVVVAADVEPMPETVEKIRRSFDAARWIPTSDLPVDEKLHRTREEAYDNDHERDAMAAALFAFDDHADQFERIAAKTPPQFERGEVIARVVAGEESVEAVLDDLTEDDEPEEEATEHDPRELTAEEKEIKRLKARVERLEDHVDDLKDTIGQKNERVAELEDELSEARREERREARERREVTRLERENERLKRELAEAEQANEELDGKLERLKELWKLDHSNFADVAGEKEDLVPVKPVAQFTKGAIESADAAYGLAAGDVVYLRDASGAGRTTAELLADREPRVVLRDGGLSEQADQVLFEHEIPVGPADDVTIQEIDELAVASESDVEAVIDDWERRAEERRKEQKSEQLDQLISEHRARDPEHG, encoded by the coding sequence GTGAGCACGCGAACGAGTGCGCTGGACGACGTCATCTTCGGCGTCGACGTCCAGAGCGGGGACGTCCGCGGGGACGCTCCCTCCTACGCCCTGGTGACCTTCGACGGCGAGTCGATCGAGCGGGACGTCGTCTCCCGGCGGAAGCTCCTCCGGCGCATCGACGCCGAGGAGCCGGCGATCGTCGCGACCGACAACACCTTCGAACTCGCCGCGGACAAGGACGCACTCGTCCACCTCCTGCGGGAACTGCCGACGGAGACGAAGCTGGTGCAGGTGACGGGCGACGAGCGCCCGGAGCCGCTCTCGCGGGTCGCCGGCCGCCACGGCGTCCCCTACGCCAAGCCGCCGATGAAGGAGGCGGAGGCGGCCGCCCGGCTGGCCGCCCGGAACGTCGGCTACGAGGTGACGGCCTTCACGAACACGACGCAGATCAAGGTCGCCCGCGGCCGCTCGACCGGCGGAGGCGGCGGCTGGAGCGAGGACCGCTTCACCCGGCGCATCCACGGCTCGGTGAAGCGAGCCGCCCGCGAGGTGGAGTCCAAGCTCGACGAGGCCGCCCTCGACTACGAGATGGACGTCACCGAGAAGTACGGCGGCTACTCGCGGGCCATCTTCGAGGTCGAGGCCAAGCCCTCCGAGATCCCGGTCTCCTCGCGGCGCTCCGGCGACACCCGGATCGAGATCGAGCGGGAGCGCCGCGACGGCATCGAGTACCGCCCGCTCGTGAAGCGCCGCGACCACGTCGTCGTCGGCATCGACCCCGGGACGACCACCGCCGTCGCCCTGCTGGACCTCGACGGCAACGTCCTGGACGTCTGGTCGACCCGGACGGCCGACACCGCCGAGGTCATCGAGTGGATCGTCGAGCACGGCCGGCCCGTCGTCGTCGCCGCCGACGTCGAGCCGATGCCGGAGACCGTCGAGAAGATCCGCCGGAGCTTCGACGCGGCGCGGTGGATCCCGACCTCGGACCTCCCGGTCGACGAGAAGCTCCACCGCACCCGCGAGGAGGCCTACGACAACGACCACGAGCGGGACGCGATGGCGGCGGCGCTGTTCGCCTTCGACGACCACGCCGACCAGTTCGAACGCATCGCCGCCAAGACCCCGCCGCAGTTCGAGCGCGGCGAGGTCATCGCCCGCGTCGTCGCCGGCGAGGAGAGCGTCGAGGCCGTCCTCGACGACCTCACCGAGGACGACGAGCCCGAGGAGGAGGCCACCGAGCACGACCCCCGGGAGCTGACCGCCGAGGAGAAGGAGATCAAGCGGCTGAAGGCCCGCGTCGAGCGCCTGGAGGACCACGTCGACGACCTCAAGGACACCATCGGCCAGAAGAACGAGCGCGTCGCGGAACTGGAGGACGAGCTCTCCGAGGCCCGCCGCGAGGAGCGCCGCGAGGCCCGCGAGCGCCGCGAGGTGACGCGACTGGAGCGGGAGAACGAGCGCCTCAAGCGCGAGCTCGCGGAGGCCGAACAGGCCAACGAGGAACTCGACGGGAAGCTCGAGCGGCTCAAGGAGCTCTGGAAGCTCGACCACTCGAACTTCGCCGACGTCGCCGGCGAGAAGGAGGACCTCGTCCCGGTCAAGCCGGTGGCGCAGTTCACCAAGGGCGCCATCGAGTCGGCCGACGCCGCCTACGGGCTGGCGGCCGGCGACGTCGTCTACCTCAGGGACGCCAGCGGCGCCGGGCGGACGACCGCCGAGCTACTGGCCGACCGCGAGCCGCGAGTCGTCCTGCGCGACGGCGGCCTCTCGGAGCAGGCCGACCAGGTGCTGTTCGAACACGAGATCCCCGTCGGCCCCGCCGACGACGTGACGATCCAGGAGATCGACGAGCTGGCCGTCGCCAGCGAGAGCGACGTCGAGGCGGTGATCGACGACTGGGAGCGCCGGGCCGAGGAGCGCCGCAAGGAGCAGAAGTCCGAACAGCTCGACCAGCTCATCAGCGAGCACCGGGCCCGGGACCCCGAGCACGGCTAG
- a CDS encoding DUF7470 family protein — protein MDREFIQKSLGETGQVGVAAIVVGFLVLFRENRRAAFGAIAVVLGYALVGHGLMGSFLKSLGMDYEDLY, from the coding sequence ATGGACCGAGAGTTCATCCAGAAGTCGCTGGGGGAGACGGGGCAGGTCGGCGTCGCCGCCATCGTCGTCGGGTTCCTCGTCCTCTTCCGCGAGAACCGCCGCGCCGCCTTCGGCGCCATCGCCGTCGTCCTCGGCTACGCCCTCGTCGGGCACGGCCTCATGGGGTCGTTCCTCAAGTCCCTGGGCATGGACTACGAGGACCTCTACTAG
- a CDS encoding zinc-dependent alcohol dehydrogenase family protein produces the protein MRAVVFEEVGEKMEVQEVDRPEADPEGIVVETEACGICRSDWHAWQGDWDWVGVMPTPGLIFGHEPVGRVTEVGEDVENFSEGDRVCVPFNLSDGTCRYCKQGRANICERVVPLGFVSFQPGAFAEEFPVRNADHNVIKLPDNVDPVDVAGLGCRFATAFHGLVHRVDVTPGDWVAIHGCGGVGLSAVHIADALGANIIAVDLGEDKLEKARELGADATVDVTEVQDVPQAVKKHTPSSRGAEVSVDALGVADTCRNSVNSLCKGGQNLQLGLTTSEEEGEVSLPVDTIVMEEREFVGSFGMPPHEYEEIFSMMEQGKIDPGKIVSETVGLDDVPDVIASMDDYSTVGIPVCTEF, from the coding sequence ATGCGAGCCGTGGTCTTCGAGGAGGTCGGCGAGAAGATGGAGGTCCAGGAGGTCGACCGGCCCGAGGCCGACCCCGAGGGGATCGTCGTCGAGACGGAGGCCTGCGGCATCTGTCGGTCCGACTGGCACGCCTGGCAGGGCGACTGGGACTGGGTCGGGGTCATGCCGACGCCAGGGCTCATCTTCGGCCACGAGCCCGTCGGCCGGGTCACCGAGGTCGGCGAGGACGTCGAGAACTTCAGCGAGGGCGACCGCGTCTGCGTTCCCTTCAACCTCAGCGACGGCACCTGCCGCTACTGCAAGCAGGGTCGGGCCAACATCTGCGAGCGCGTCGTCCCGCTGGGCTTCGTCTCCTTCCAGCCCGGCGCCTTCGCCGAGGAGTTCCCGGTCCGCAACGCCGACCACAACGTCATCAAGCTGCCCGACAACGTCGACCCCGTCGACGTCGCCGGCCTCGGCTGCCGGTTCGCGACCGCCTTCCACGGTCTCGTCCACCGCGTCGACGTCACGCCCGGCGACTGGGTCGCCATCCACGGCTGCGGCGGCGTCGGGCTCTCTGCGGTCCACATCGCCGACGCCCTCGGCGCGAACATCATCGCCGTCGACCTCGGCGAGGACAAACTCGAGAAGGCCCGCGAGCTCGGCGCCGACGCCACCGTCGACGTCACCGAGGTCCAGGACGTCCCGCAGGCCGTCAAGAAGCACACGCCGTCCAGCCGCGGCGCCGAGGTCAGCGTCGACGCCCTCGGCGTCGCCGACACCTGCCGCAACTCCGTGAACTCCCTCTGCAAGGGCGGCCAGAACCTCCAGCTCGGCCTCACGACGAGCGAGGAGGAGGGCGAGGTCTCGCTGCCCGTCGACACCATCGTCATGGAGGAGCGGGAGTTCGTCGGCTCCTTCGGCATGCCGCCCCACGAGTACGAGGAGATCTTCTCGATGATGGAGCAGGGCAAGATCGACCCCGGAAAGATCGTCAGCGAGACGGTCGGCCTCGACGACGTCCCGGACGTCATCGCCTCCATGGACGACTACTCGACGGTCGGCATCCCGGTCTGCACGGAGTTCTAA
- the eif1A gene encoding translation initiation factor eIF-1A, protein MSDNEGRKNLRMPEDDEVFAVVTNMLGANRVKVRCMDGQERTARIPGRMQKRIWIREDDVVLVEPWDWQDEKGDVTWRYDKQEADQLREEGHIQDSV, encoded by the coding sequence ATGAGCGACAACGAGGGACGCAAGAACCTCCGAATGCCCGAGGACGACGAGGTGTTCGCCGTCGTCACGAACATGCTCGGGGCCAACAGGGTCAAGGTACGGTGCATGGACGGCCAGGAGCGGACCGCCCGCATCCCCGGTCGGATGCAGAAGCGGATCTGGATCCGCGAGGACGACGTGGTGCTGGTGGAGCCGTGGGACTGGCAGGACGAGAAGGGCGACGTCACCTGGCGCTACGACAAGCAGGAGGCCGACCAGCTCCGCGAAGAGGGCCACATCCAGGACAGCGTCTGA
- a CDS encoding TrmB family transcriptional regulator, whose translation MSDRTKREQSIELLQQLGLKEYEARCFVALCRLPSGTAKQISEISEVPRTRIYDAIRVLEAKGLVEVQHASPKQFRAVSVEEAATTLREDFADRTDDLLQELRGLEPATSEDGADVSHEVWSLSGETAIGTRTLELLDDAEEEVVIVVGHPGVLTEELLDALEDGQNDGVDVIVGTLTEEIRERVQTDLPDAETFVTGLEWLNESMDDTGDDTVISRLLLVDRRAILVSTLHETASGAPADEKAIFGTGFTNGLVVVARRLMATGLGSSADPGLSL comes from the coding sequence ATGTCAGATCGCACGAAACGGGAACAGTCGATAGAATTGCTCCAGCAGCTCGGGCTCAAGGAGTACGAGGCGCGGTGCTTCGTCGCGCTCTGCCGGCTCCCGAGCGGCACCGCGAAACAGATAAGCGAGATCTCCGAGGTCCCGCGGACGAGGATCTACGACGCCATCCGCGTCCTTGAGGCGAAGGGGCTGGTCGAGGTCCAGCACGCCAGCCCCAAGCAGTTCCGCGCGGTCTCCGTCGAAGAGGCGGCCACGACGCTCCGGGAGGACTTCGCCGACCGGACCGACGACCTCCTCCAGGAACTCCGGGGTCTCGAACCCGCCACTTCGGAGGACGGCGCCGACGTCTCCCACGAGGTCTGGTCGCTCTCCGGCGAGACGGCCATCGGGACCCGCACGCTGGAGCTGCTCGACGACGCCGAAGAGGAGGTCGTCATCGTCGTCGGCCACCCGGGCGTGCTCACCGAGGAACTCCTCGACGCCCTGGAGGACGGACAGAACGACGGCGTCGACGTCATCGTCGGGACGCTGACCGAGGAGATCCGAGAGCGGGTCCAGACGGACCTGCCGGACGCGGAGACGTTCGTCACCGGGCTGGAGTGGCTCAACGAGTCCATGGACGACACGGGCGACGACACCGTGATCAGTCGATTGTTGCTGGTCGACCGGCGGGCCATCCTGGTCAGCACGCTCCACGAGACGGCCAGCGGCGCCCCCGCCGACGAGAAGGCCATCTTCGGAACGGGCTTCACCAACGGTCTCGTGGTCGTCGCGCGCCGCCTGATGGCGACCGGCCTGGGGTCGTCGGCAGACCCCGGCCTCTCCCTGTAG
- a CDS encoding DedA family protein, translating to MAHGTPTGTERLGRFFERYAVYLAGGVTLACAAVGIYLFLFADSEYAARLLDRYGLAALFCILVLEGAMLLYFAPSEALVPAGIALLTGGAGDYVGIATVIGVAVLGATVGQYALFTVAKRAGREYLLEQSWFRVSRDQLERFDGWFDRWGPLAVPVSNSLLFTRGMLTVPAGLADMDDRTFVALSALGSVIFQSWLAGFALLLDVRFGVL from the coding sequence ATGGCCCATGGTACCCCGACCGGAACGGAGCGGCTCGGGCGGTTCTTCGAGCGCTACGCAGTCTATCTCGCGGGCGGGGTCACGCTCGCCTGCGCCGCCGTCGGAATCTACCTCTTCCTGTTCGCGGACTCGGAGTACGCCGCCCGGCTGCTGGACCGCTACGGCCTCGCGGCGCTGTTCTGCATCCTCGTCCTCGAGGGCGCGATGCTGCTGTACTTCGCGCCGAGCGAGGCGCTCGTCCCCGCGGGTATCGCGCTGCTGACGGGCGGCGCCGGCGATTACGTCGGCATCGCGACGGTCATCGGCGTCGCGGTCCTCGGCGCCACGGTGGGGCAGTACGCGCTGTTCACGGTCGCGAAGCGGGCCGGCCGCGAGTACCTGCTCGAGCAGTCGTGGTTCCGCGTCTCGCGGGACCAACTGGAGCGCTTCGACGGCTGGTTCGACCGCTGGGGGCCGCTGGCCGTCCCGGTCTCGAACTCGCTGCTGTTCACCCGCGGGATGCTCACGGTCCCCGCCGGGCTGGCCGACATGGACGACCGGACGTTCGTGGCGCTGTCGGCGCTCGGCAGTGTGATCTTCCAGTCGTGGCTCGCCGGGTTCGCGCTCCTGCTGGACGTCCGCTTCGGCGTCCTCTGA
- the hemB gene encoding porphobilinogen synthase: MDPTARPRRLRSDGVRSLVGETDLRASDLVAPVFVDATADERVPIESMPGHERVPVSKSVARVREVLETGVEAVIVFGIPEEKDAEGSRAWAEEGVVQRAVRRITDRTDAYVITDVCLCEYTEHGHCGILEDGAREDARLTVDNDETLELLQRIAVSHAEAGADMVAPSSMTDGMVGAIREALDAAGYENLPIMSYAAKYESAFYGPFRDAADGAPAFSDRRHYQMDPGNRREAIREVRLDVEEGADVLMVKPALPYLDVVSDVRREFDHPVAAYNVSGEYAMLHAAADRGWLSLEAVARESLLSIKRAGADLIVTYFAEDVAREL; encoded by the coding sequence ATGGACCCGACAGCCCGTCCACGGCGGCTCCGGTCGGACGGCGTTCGCTCGCTGGTCGGCGAGACGGACCTCCGCGCCTCCGACCTCGTTGCGCCCGTCTTCGTCGACGCGACGGCCGACGAGCGCGTGCCCATCGAGTCGATGCCCGGCCACGAGCGCGTGCCCGTCTCCAAGAGCGTCGCTCGCGTCCGCGAGGTGCTGGAGACCGGCGTCGAGGCGGTCATCGTCTTCGGCATCCCCGAGGAGAAGGACGCCGAAGGCTCCCGCGCGTGGGCGGAGGAGGGCGTCGTCCAGCGGGCCGTCCGCCGGATCACCGACCGCACGGACGCCTACGTCATCACCGACGTCTGCCTCTGTGAGTACACCGAGCACGGCCACTGCGGGATCCTCGAGGACGGCGCCCGCGAGGACGCCCGGCTGACGGTCGACAACGACGAGACACTCGAACTGCTCCAGCGCATCGCCGTCTCCCACGCGGAGGCCGGCGCCGACATGGTCGCCCCCTCCAGCATGACCGACGGGATGGTCGGCGCCATCCGGGAAGCCCTGGACGCGGCCGGCTACGAGAACCTCCCGATCATGAGCTACGCGGCGAAGTACGAGTCGGCCTTCTACGGGCCGTTCAGGGACGCCGCCGACGGCGCGCCGGCCTTCAGCGACCGCCGCCACTACCAGATGGACCCCGGGAACCGCCGGGAGGCGATCCGGGAGGTCCGACTCGACGTCGAAGAGGGCGCCGACGTGCTGATGGTCAAGCCGGCGCTGCCGTACCTCGACGTCGTCTCCGACGTCCGCCGGGAGTTCGATCACCCCGTGGCCGCCTACAACGTCAGCGGCGAGTACGCCATGCTCCACGCCGCCGCCGACCGGGGGTGGCTCTCGCTGGAGGCCGTCGCCCGCGAGTCGCTGCTCTCCATCAAGCGCGCCGGCGCGGACCTGATCGTGACGTACTTCGCCGAGGACGTCGCCCGGGAGCTGTAA